The Cupriavidus sp. EM10 genome includes a region encoding these proteins:
- a CDS encoding EAL domain-containing protein: protein MSRPLTPSIADCLEQHLLRPVFQPIGSLVTGDVFGYEALIRGPMGTPLESPMALFAEAARVGKHVELERLAARISIRAFMEFDLPGKLFLNYSADSIRDIEDTRDDVRNFLQTQGLPSDRIVLELTEQAPLGPMETLAKAVFSIRSRGAQFALDDYGTGHASLGQWIALQPDYVKIARVIIDGVASSPFQREALQALCKLARTAGTRLIAEGIEREDDLLVCRDLGIDLAQGYLLARPSPEPPLSLSDASLRALHRGRLRIAK, encoded by the coding sequence TTGTCGCGACCCCTGACGCCATCCATTGCCGATTGCCTCGAACAACATTTGCTGCGGCCGGTTTTCCAGCCGATCGGCTCGCTCGTCACGGGCGATGTGTTTGGATACGAGGCACTGATCCGCGGCCCGATGGGAACGCCGCTGGAGAGCCCTATGGCGCTGTTCGCCGAGGCGGCGCGCGTGGGCAAGCACGTGGAACTGGAACGGCTGGCGGCGCGCATCTCGATCCGCGCCTTCATGGAATTCGACCTGCCCGGCAAGCTGTTCCTGAACTACAGCGCCGATTCCATCCGCGACATCGAGGACACCCGCGACGACGTGCGCAACTTCCTGCAGACGCAGGGGCTGCCGTCCGACCGCATCGTGCTGGAACTGACCGAGCAGGCGCCGCTGGGGCCGATGGAAACGCTGGCCAAGGCCGTGTTCTCGATCCGCAGCCGCGGGGCCCAGTTCGCGCTGGACGACTACGGCACCGGCCATGCAAGCCTGGGGCAGTGGATTGCCTTGCAACCGGACTACGTCAAGATCGCGCGCGTCATCATCGATGGCGTGGCGTCGTCGCCGTTCCAGCGCGAGGCGCTGCAGGCGCTATGCAAGCTGGCCCGCACGGCCGGCACGCGGCTCATCGCCGAAGGCATCGAGCGCGAAGACGATTTGCTGGTATGCCGCGACCTCGGCATCGACCTGGCCCAGGGCTATCTGCTGGCCCGCCCGTCGCCGGAACCGCCGCTGTCGCTGTCGGATGCATCGCTGCGTGCGCTACATCGCGGCCGGTTGAGGATTGCGAAGTAA
- a CDS encoding DUF1501 domain-containing protein produces the protein MDRRQWLKTLGGAGLALTLPTVTSRVFALPAQADARFLLIFLRGGYDAANVLVPAGSDFYHASRPNIAIRPPVAQGAAPDPAAALALGSDSWALHPALGATMLPMWQRQQLAFVPFAGTSDMSRSHFETQDGIEAGLAGDGHGGTDGAAKGSGFLNRLTQSMGGQAAPVAFTDGLPMVLSGAADVPNVSLKGTGRAPFDARQTQALAQMYKGTRFESLIAEGFDLRQTVAEQAEAMRQHEAAMRASSGDTMSGRMQEMQAANRRALTARGFEQEARRMAGLMREKFNLGFIDVGGWDTHVNQGGAQGQLANLLDNLGRGIAGFSEEMGPAWRNTTVVAISEFGRTFRENGTRGTDHGHGTVYWVAGGNVRGGRIVGEQVAVAQSTLNQNRDYPVLNDYRPVLGGLFRRLYGLDDSRLAQVFPGSRPREIGLV, from the coding sequence GCCGATGCGCGCTTCCTGCTGATATTCCTGCGCGGGGGCTATGACGCGGCCAACGTGCTGGTGCCGGCCGGCAGCGATTTCTACCATGCGTCGCGGCCCAATATCGCCATCCGGCCGCCGGTGGCGCAGGGCGCCGCACCCGACCCCGCAGCCGCGCTGGCACTGGGGTCGGACAGCTGGGCGCTGCATCCTGCGCTGGGCGCCACGATGCTGCCCATGTGGCAGCGCCAGCAACTGGCGTTCGTGCCGTTCGCGGGCACCAGCGACATGTCGCGCAGCCACTTCGAGACCCAGGACGGCATCGAGGCGGGGCTGGCGGGCGATGGCCATGGCGGGACCGATGGCGCCGCCAAGGGCAGCGGCTTCCTGAACCGGCTGACGCAGTCCATGGGCGGGCAGGCGGCCCCGGTGGCGTTCACCGATGGTCTGCCGATGGTGCTGTCAGGCGCGGCCGACGTGCCCAATGTCTCGCTGAAGGGCACCGGCCGCGCCCCATTCGATGCGCGCCAGACGCAGGCGCTGGCCCAGATGTACAAGGGCACGCGCTTCGAGTCACTGATCGCCGAAGGCTTCGACCTGCGCCAGACCGTGGCCGAGCAGGCCGAGGCGATGCGCCAGCACGAGGCGGCCATGCGTGCCAGCAGCGGCGACACCATGTCGGGGCGCATGCAGGAGATGCAGGCGGCCAACCGCCGGGCGCTGACGGCGCGCGGCTTCGAGCAGGAGGCGCGGCGCATGGCCGGCCTGATGCGCGAGAAATTCAACCTGGGCTTTATCGACGTGGGCGGCTGGGACACCCACGTCAACCAGGGCGGCGCGCAGGGTCAACTGGCCAACCTGCTGGACAACCTGGGGCGCGGCATCGCCGGATTCTCCGAGGAGATGGGGCCCGCGTGGCGCAACACGACCGTGGTGGCGATCTCGGAATTCGGCCGCACCTTTCGCGAGAATGGCACGCGCGGCACCGATCACGGCCATGGCACGGTCTACTGGGTGGCCGGCGGCAATGTGCGGGGCGGCCGCATCGTGGGCGAACAGGTGGCCGTTGCCCAGTCAACCCTGAACCAGAACCGCGATTACCCGGTGCTCAACGACTACCGGCCGGTGCTCGGCGGCCTGTTCCGGCGGCTCTACGGGCTGGACGACAGCCGGCTGGCGCAGGTGTTTCCGGGCAGCCGGCCAAGGGAGATCGGGCTGGTGTAG